Genomic segment of Deltaproteobacteria bacterium:
GAGGAGCTGAGGATGAGGAAGTTTATGAGTTCGCGCAAAGAGAAGAAGCAGTGATTCTTACAGGCGACAGAGGTTTTGGAAATATTCTGCGGTTTGCATTAGGAACCCATTTTGGAATCGTTGTTGCGAACTTTCCTAATGAAATGTCGACTACGGATATGAACCGCCACCTTCTGGAGGTACTTAAGGATCTATCAGCAGATGATTTCAAGGGAAATCTGATTATTGTGGAACCCAGAAAGGTCAGAATCAGAAGGAAATGAGGTGCCGAAAACGTTATCTGCTATGTTGCCTGAAGATGATGAAGCACAATGCTTCCTGACTTGACAGAGATGGGAATCTGCCTGAAGACATGCGGCGAACTTCATTTGTGCTGAAATTGTTTCCAGAGCCAGTTCACTGAAGCTTCGCTCCGACAAGAATGTGGACAAACCCATGGTGGTGTGCTCAGGAAATGCAATTGTGGCTGAGTGCTGCAGGAGAAAGAGATGAAATCCATTGCTGTTCCCGGATTTGGCTCCCTTGAGTTGGAAAATGTGATATTGGATCTGAACGGTACTGTGACCGAATTCGGGGATTTTATTCCCGGCGTTTTGGATTATCTGAAGGCTTTGGCGGCAGAGGGGTTCAGTATCTATATTCTTTCAGGGGATACACGGGGCACCTTGCGACAGACCTTCGAGCATTCTCCGGGTATCGAGGCCGTTGTCACAAAAACAGCCCAGGAGAAAAGAGTCTTTGTTGAATCGATAGGGCCACAACACACAGTTTGCGTGGGAAACGGAAACATAGACGTTGAAATGTTTAAGGTGGCCAGGCTTTCCATATGCACGATTCAGGCAGAAGGCGCCACGACCAGGGCCATGCTGCAGGCCGACATCATCGTCACTCACATCAAAGACGCCTTTGAAATTCTACTCGACCCCAAGACCTTGATTGCCACGCTGAGGGCATGAAGGCAACCACTCCCGTTTTTCCTTGACATGTGGAACTTGAGCTTCTAAATTAAAAAAACACCGGAGTTGAGGAGCGGTACTCATGAGTAGCCGCAGGGTAGGGGATCAGGCCCCGCATTTTGATCCTGCGGTAAAAGGGTGTACCGCCGAAGTCAGCTTTTGACCTGTTTCAAATGCGGACTGGGTCTGCGGATAAGATCCGCAGGACTGTCACGACTTTTTCGTGGAGCGCTCTCTTGGTTGGTTGCAGTCGGAGCGCGCTCCGGCTGTTTTTTTTTGCGTAAAACTAAAACAAGGAGGTGCCACGATGTTTAGCGGATGTTATACGGCGCTGATGACGCCATTCAAGGACTATGCGGTCGATTACGAGGCCCTTGAAAAACTGGTAGAGTTTCAGATCGCAGGTGGTGTTAGTGGAATCCTGGCTGTGGGTACCACGGGTGAGAGCCCTACATTGAACTGGGAAGAGCACAACAAGGTAATCGGGATGGTGGCTGAGAAATGTAAAGGGCGGTGCCAGTCCATTGCAGGGACAGGGAGTAACAATACGCGGGAGACTCTGGAGAGCACGGAGCACGCAGTGCACGTGGGGGCTGATGCCGCTTTACTGGTAGATCCTTACTACAACGGGCCTAGCTCACTGGAGATCCGCAGGGAATATGTGGCCCCTGTGGCAGCCAAGTTCCCCCAGATCCAGATCATTCCGTATGTGATTCCGGGACGTACCGGGGCCCAGCTTTTGCCTGAAGACCTTGCCATCCTGAATGAGCAATTCGCCAATGTGAGCACGGTGAAGGAAGCTACAGGAAGCATCGAGAATATGAAACGTACCCGTGAGTGTTGCGGGAAGGACTTTACGATTATGTCCGGCGACGATGACAAGACTCTTACCATGATGACCGATCCGAGTATCAAGGCTAGCGGCGTGATCTCGGTAGCCTCCAACATTGCTCCAAAGGCTGTCCAGGACATGACCACGTTCCTGAACCAGGGCAATGAGACCGAGGCAGAAAAACTTGTGAGCGCTTTGAAACCGCTTTTCGGGATTGTGACTGTAAAGACTCAGGAGGAGACGCCTTTTGGAACGGTGACGTGCCGTGCCAGAAATCCCCTTGGCACAAAGACCCTTATGGTAATTCTTGGCATGCCCGCGGGCACATGTCGCCAGCCTCTGGGCAAGATGACTAGGAAAGGTGTAGAGGTCGTACTGGATGCTGGCCGTACCGTGTGGGAAAACAACCCGGAGATTTTGCAGCCTATCGCTGATTTTTTCGGTGTTGACATCGGAGCAAGACTCCATGACGAGTCGCTTTTGACTGGACTGGTGTATGAGGAATACTAGATAGTGTCCATCCATAAATGGTCTTTTTGCCCAATCTCTGCGTTATGCTCAAAAAATATTCCTCGGAATATCAGACATATGCCTGCGGTTATTTTTTTCGCATGCCTTGATCTTGAACAAAAATCCTCATTTCTGGATGGACACTAGATAGTTCCCATCCAGAAATGACCCTTTTCTCCGCCTCCGGCGGATCAATCCTATCTTTTTCGTGAGACAAAGCCTTTTAGCGCAACATTTAAGAGAGCGCCACCGGCAACCATGCCTGCGAGGAGGGGGATTTGACTGGCCATAGTGGAGAGGACCAAGCCGGCAGCCAGGCCAGATCCGATCCAGGCCGCTGACCGAAGTGTCTGAGTTCGATCCAACTTCTTTTCGATCCGATTTATTTCTTTCTTTAACTCTTTCTCAATGTGGTCAGTGTGCATCGTTTGAGACCTTTTACGAATATGGGCTGAGTCAATGTGCTGCCACCCTCTAATCAGCACAAAGCGTGCCATGAGGTCAAAGAGAAAGGACTGAGTTGACTAGGAGGCTGTCCGAGAATGGGTATTTCCCGCAATCTCTGCGTCAGACTCATCCGCCGGAGGCGGACTCAAAATACTCTATGTATTCCAGCGGTTAATCCGCCGGAGGCGGATCGTCTTCCTTGACCTTGCAAGAAATCTCTCATTCTCGGACAGCCTCCAAGGCTTTGAAGAAGGCCGGATTCCGTTCATTGAGAGGCAGGACGACTCTCTGTTTTCAAGATTCGTGTCCCGGACAGGCATGAAGGCAAACTGAGGCGCCACCGTCATTTTTGAGACACCATGGTGTCAAAAAAATGTCAAATCCCAGGAAGGACTCACAAGAGAGGGCTGGTGACTAATGGGTGGGAAATTATTGCTCAGTATCCGTGCGAGCACTAGCAGGATGTCATCCAAATAACTTTGCAATCATGTCATTTCGAGCGAAGCGAGAAATCTTATTATATCAAGCAGTTGAAAAGATTACTCCCTCCGGTCGAAATGACACCTTAATAAGGAGACGGAGCACTAGGCCAGGATTTCATTCGTGAGCGCCAGATAGTCCAGGGCTCCCGGGCTGGAGCGTCTGAAAAATACGACAGGTTTTCCATAATGCGCGCTTTCGGCTATTGTGGTATTGATTCGGACAACCGTACCAAGAAGATTTTTCTTAAAACGCTTGTCTGCTCTCAAATCTTCAATGATCTTGTTTGATACCCTTGTGCGCTGGTCAAAAAAGGTGGGCACCACACCCATTATTCTTATGCTCGGGTTGATCTCTTCCTGTATGATTGAAACAGTTTCAAGGAGTTCATCCATTGCACCATAGGCATAGGGGTGCGTTTGGCACGGTATCAAGACCTCTCGGGCGAAGGCGAGCACATTGACAGTGAGAAGGGAAAGACTCGGCGGGGTGTCCAGCAGCACAAAGTCGTAAAGATCTTCAATAGGTTTCAAGGCTTCCTTAAGGCGATTCTCCCGCCCGACTTCGTTTGCCAACTCTATCTCAATCCCGGAGAGGTCCACGTGGGAAGGAAGAAGATCAAGGTGCTTCCACGTTGTATGCGAAATGACCGACTTGGCCGGAACAGGGTCTTGCAACTTGATAACGTCATAGACTGAAAGGCTCTCCTCGCTGTGACTGAAGCCCAGACCTTTTGTAGCATTTAGCTGGGGGTCCATGTCAACGACCAGCACATTTTTTCCCTTCAGAGAAAGCCCTGCTGCCAAGTTGATAACCGTTACGGTTTTTCCGACCCCGCCCTTTTCATTAACCACTGAAATGATCCGCGCCTTTTTTCTGGCCATTAGAACCTCCCGTGTTTGTAATAGATTTCAAGATAATGTTTTTAAGGTCAGCAATCTTCTGCTTTCCAAGGAACTTTTTAGGCGTCAACTTATTGATACTGGATTCTGGATTCTGGATAAAATCTTAGAAATCAGTTTGTTATCCAGCATCCAGCATTTGCCACAAGTGAGATCATAGCATTCTCATTTCATAATAGAGCCCGTAACCCCGAAATGTTTTTCTTAAGGAGTATATTTGACTATCTCTGTAGCAGGTTGTGGTTTTCCGCCAGCCTTTCTGCATCCCTGATTTTTTCCATGACAGCATTGAGCGACATTTCCATGGAAGAAAACTGTTCGGCCAAATGGTCCTTGGCCAGGCCTTTGTTCTTGACAAGACCTTTCATGTCCGACAGATCGCTTGTAATGACCATCATCCGATCCGTCAGAGCCTCGTACAACCTGTCGGACATAGCCTCAACCAGTTTAAAGACATATTGGTATTTAAGGTTTTCTTTGTAGTCCAGGAAATGGGCTGTTATGGACTCTTGCATCTGTTCCTTGATTCGGCGCACACTGTCTTGGAGTGAACGGATGGCACTGTCCGGTCCGTCTGTCACGGGCTTTTTTAAAAGCTTTTTTGCGGTCTTTAAGGTATTGTAAAATCCCAGCCTCAAGATAGCCTCGGTCTTGATCCGGGCCGTATATCGCATGGCGCTTGCAAGATGTGGAATGCTAAGTTGGCTATCGGTTTTGACCAGAGCAACTTCAGGGGCGCGAATCGTCTTGAAAGGTCGTTTGGGGATGTTAATGCCGAGATTTTCCATAGTCCGCTGATGCTGATCAACCGTATCCTGAATCATCAGACTGTATGGGCCGGATACCTGCTCAAACATATCTTCCGCCCTTTTTTCCTCTTGGCGGACAAACTCAACGAGTCTGGGATTGATGGATTCCGCTATGAAGCGGTTGGCGGCCTGTTGCAACGCCTGAAAGACGCGGTAAAGTGTGGGTAGGAAGCCTGAAGTTTTGAGATCCTTTTCGAACTCTGCCAGCGACAGGTCATATGATTCAATAAAATGAATAATCTGTTGACCTATTTCCCCGTATTGAATGTCAAAGAAGCGCTCTACGTCGGCTCCCATGTCCCGTTTTAGTTTGCGTGTCGTGCCGTCCAATGTGTCTTTGATTACCACTGTTACCTGGGCAGAAGCCTTTCGCCGCCTGTCCATCTCAGCAAATGCTTTTTTAACCTCCCCAACATCCTTCAGCAAAAGGTCTTGGCTGACTTGAATCCAATCCTGCGTGCCGGATACGATATTAGACATCCTTTCCAAATTGCTTTCCAAGAGCAAAGCAAACCGATCCTTGGATATCCTGTAGATCAGGGTTTGCAAGAAGCTTTCTGTTTGACGGTCTGAAAACGCGACCATCTCAGTGTCTTGGCGCCAGTGTTCAAGCCGGAGGCGATCTTTTCGGGAGAGGATTTGCTCAGCGCTGTCTTCAGCGTCAAGGCTTTTGAACAGATTGAAAAGGGCAGAAAAGGCAAACACATGAGGAGAAGATAGAATCATCTCCACTTCTTCTTTCACCCTGTTAAGCACTCTCTCCAGATCGGCCATTGTCTCGTGCTCGCTGAAGTCGGTGTTTACAACAAACAGGATGTTTTTCGTCAGTCCCATCTTTTTGATCAGGGTGAGAAATTTGATGTCTGCCTGCCGCAAACCTGTTCGGCTGCTCACAACGTAAACGATGAGATGCGTTTGAACGAGGTAGTCTTGAATCATTGCAAGGTGCAGGGGGTTGGGCGAGTCGCTTCCTTGACAGTCGGCGATTTCAAGGTTTTCTCCAAAGCCCTCAGGGGCTTTGAGTGTCAGGCAGATATCCTTCAAAAAGACCGCCTGGGACTCGTCGCCAACAAAATCTTTTTGCTTGTAAAAGTCATCCGACTCAAATATGTGCGTTGCCGGTTCAAAGGAAACAAAGTCTTTGGCCCGGTCATATCCTTTAAGATACTCAATCAGGAGAACGCTATTCGGATCGCGGGCATCATCGGAGATGAGTTGCTCTGTGTTCAGTCTTGCAAGGTCGTGTTGTAACTGGAGGCGATCTTGCTCGCGGTTGATATCAAAATTACCTCCGACAGTATCCGACTCTGTTGAAGAAAAAAGGATGAGGGCCTGATTTATTTCTGCGTTTATTTCATCCCAGGTTTTGAACTCAAGCCTGGCTCTCAAATCGTGCCCGGGTCGTAGTTTGGTTATTATGGATGTTACAACTCCTGCGCCCCTTTTGACAAAATCGCTTCCGAACAAGGCATTGGTCAACGTGCTCTTTCCTGACTTAATAGACCCAACCAGGGCCACCCGAATCGTTTCCTCAGACAGTTGCCTCTCGATCCGATTCGTCGTTGACTGCCATACCTTAAAGGGATGCGAGGTCAGGCCATCAATGGATAAGGCTGTCTGAATAATGCTGCGGATATCTCTATTGACACCCAGTAGCTTGTTCTTAATAGTGTTATAGCTTCCCACCGCGTTTCACACCCTAAAAAACCAAAAAAAGGATGATGAAAGGTCCATCATCCCTTCGGATTCTCAAAAAAATCATATTCCAGAAGCCTCCACCATGGCAATTTATACAATAGAGTCGCTCGCACTGTCAATCCCCATTAGTCCAGCATGGAAGCGACCGTTGCCGTCCGATCTGCGAGCATGTGGGCATATCCGCCCATTTCGTTATCGTACCAGCCGTAGACGACTATCTTTGTAACAGGTATGTCAACGATACTCTGACCCAGACGCTCTCCAACTTCTTCTGAATAGCCCTTAAGGCGTGTCAGGTCAAAAGAGATGGTGGCCGTGCGGGTGTGAGTCTCTTGACCCTCTATTACTGCCGCAGCCAAGGGGTAGCCGATAATATCTGAAGATACGTTCTGATCGTCGGAAAACTGAAGATAGCCTTTTTTGTCCCTCTCGGCAGCGTCTTCGTAAATTTGATTGATTTGGTTCCGATTTATTGGGGCAGAGACAGAATCGTCCTGAATATCTATGACCAGGATGATCAGTGAGCCCGTACTGGTTGGAATCCTTACTGATTCGGCGATAAATCCGATCTTTTTCATCTCCGGAATTACCAGGGCCAGGGCTTTTGCGGCTCCTGTGGTGGTTAGAATGATGTTGTTGAACACGCTCCGGTTGCGTCGGAGATCAACTGCTCCTGCCTTGGGGGCTCGATCCAGAACCAACTGGGAACCCGTTACCGCATGGACAGTCGCCATGGACGCAGTGAGAATCCTTTCAAAACCGAAATAATCCAACAGGGGCTTAAGCATGTGGGCCAAGCAGTTTGTGGTGCAAGAGGCGTTTGATAGGATTTTGTGTTTGGCCGGGTCAAAGTCACTATCATTGATACCTAAGACCGTGGTGACCGCATCTTCGGGCATAGGGGCGGCCTTGTCCTTTATCTTGAATGGAGCTGACACAATTACCTTGCGTGCCCCGGCAGCCAAGTGACCCCGCACGGCGCCTCCCGGTGCGTCCGGGGCCAGGGTTGGATCGGTGAACTGCCCTGTTGATTCAACCACTACATCAACCCCATGGGATTTCCACGGAATGTGCCTGGGATCACGAACCTCCCGCAGGATGGTAACTCGGACGCCGTCAATCGACATTGAGCCCGTCTTTTCGTCCAGGTTGTCAATCACACGACCTGCCCTGTAACCATGGATGTAGTTATGCAAGGTGCCGTATGTGGAGTCCTTTTCAATGAAACGAGCAACATCCTCGAGGCTTGTGCCCACGGCACGGCCAATGTTTACCACAATTTCCGAAAAGCTCTTCCTTCCTATGTGTTGCCAGATGGAAAGTTTGGCAATACGTCCCATGCCGTTGATTCCAAGCGCTGTGTTGTTCATGATGGCATCTCTCCGTATTTTGTTTCAGTTCAGGAAGCCTGGTCCTTTGGGGCAGGTAAGAGTCATTAGTTTTCCGTACTTGGTTCATAGCATCGAAATGCCTTTTTTAGGCATTTCTATATTACTACTGTATCTCATGTTGTCCTTTGTAGACGAAGCCATTCCGGCCATCTATG
This window contains:
- a CDS encoding DUF5615 family PIN-like protein; amino-acid sequence: MPRFVIDEDMPRSTGMMLKEQGYDVKDIRDYGLRGAEDEEVYEFAQREEAVILTGDRGFGNILRFALGTHFGIVVANFPNEMSTTDMNRHLLEVLKDLSADDFKGNLIIVEPRKVRIRRK
- a CDS encoding ATPase P — its product is MKSIAVPGFGSLELENVILDLNGTVTEFGDFIPGVLDYLKALAAEGFSIYILSGDTRGTLRQTFEHSPGIEAVVTKTAQEKRVFVESIGPQHTVCVGNGNIDVEMFKVARLSICTIQAEGATTRAMLQADIIVTHIKDAFEILLDPKTLIATLRA
- the dapA gene encoding 4-hydroxy-tetrahydrodipicolinate synthase, with translation MFSGCYTALMTPFKDYAVDYEALEKLVEFQIAGGVSGILAVGTTGESPTLNWEEHNKVIGMVAEKCKGRCQSIAGTGSNNTRETLESTEHAVHVGADAALLVDPYYNGPSSLEIRREYVAPVAAKFPQIQIIPYVIPGRTGAQLLPEDLAILNEQFANVSTVKEATGSIENMKRTRECCGKDFTIMSGDDDKTLTMMTDPSIKASGVISVASNIAPKAVQDMTTFLNQGNETEAEKLVSALKPLFGIVTVKTQEETPFGTVTCRARNPLGTKTLMVILGMPAGTCRQPLGKMTRKGVEVVLDAGRTVWENNPEILQPIADFFGVDIGARLHDESLLTGLVYEEY
- a CDS encoding ParA family protein, whose product is MARKKARIISVVNEKGGVGKTVTVINLAAGLSLKGKNVLVVDMDPQLNATKGLGFSHSEESLSVYDVIKLQDPVPAKSVISHTTWKHLDLLPSHVDLSGIEIELANEVGRENRLKEALKPIEDLYDFVLLDTPPSLSLLTVNVLAFAREVLIPCQTHPYAYGAMDELLETVSIIQEEINPSIRIMGVVPTFFDQRTRVSNKIIEDLRADKRFKKNLLGTVVRINTTIAESAHYGKPVVFFRRSSPGALDYLALTNEILA
- a CDS encoding dynamin family protein — translated: MGSYNTIKNKLLGVNRDIRSIIQTALSIDGLTSHPFKVWQSTTNRIERQLSEETIRVALVGSIKSGKSTLTNALFGSDFVKRGAGVVTSIITKLRPGHDLRARLEFKTWDEINAEINQALILFSSTESDTVGGNFDINREQDRLQLQHDLARLNTEQLISDDARDPNSVLLIEYLKGYDRAKDFVSFEPATHIFESDDFYKQKDFVGDESQAVFLKDICLTLKAPEGFGENLEIADCQGSDSPNPLHLAMIQDYLVQTHLIVYVVSSRTGLRQADIKFLTLIKKMGLTKNILFVVNTDFSEHETMADLERVLNRVKEEVEMILSSPHVFAFSALFNLFKSLDAEDSAEQILSRKDRLRLEHWRQDTEMVAFSDRQTESFLQTLIYRISKDRFALLLESNLERMSNIVSGTQDWIQVSQDLLLKDVGEVKKAFAEMDRRRKASAQVTVVIKDTLDGTTRKLKRDMGADVERFFDIQYGEIGQQIIHFIESYDLSLAEFEKDLKTSGFLPTLYRVFQALQQAANRFIAESINPRLVEFVRQEEKRAEDMFEQVSGPYSLMIQDTVDQHQRTMENLGINIPKRPFKTIRAPEVALVKTDSQLSIPHLASAMRYTARIKTEAILRLGFYNTLKTAKKLLKKPVTDGPDSAIRSLQDSVRRIKEQMQESITAHFLDYKENLKYQYVFKLVEAMSDRLYEALTDRMMVITSDLSDMKGLVKNKGLAKDHLAEQFSSMEMSLNAVMEKIRDAERLAENHNLLQR
- a CDS encoding glyceraldehyde-3-phosphate dehydrogenase, which produces MNNTALGINGMGRIAKLSIWQHIGRKSFSEIVVNIGRAVGTSLEDVARFIEKDSTYGTLHNYIHGYRAGRVIDNLDEKTGSMSIDGVRVTILREVRDPRHIPWKSHGVDVVVESTGQFTDPTLAPDAPGGAVRGHLAAGARKVIVSAPFKIKDKAAPMPEDAVTTVLGINDSDFDPAKHKILSNASCTTNCLAHMLKPLLDYFGFERILTASMATVHAVTGSQLVLDRAPKAGAVDLRRNRSVFNNIILTTTGAAKALALVIPEMKKIGFIAESVRIPTSTGSLIILVIDIQDDSVSAPINRNQINQIYEDAAERDKKGYLQFSDDQNVSSDIIGYPLAAAVIEGQETHTRTATISFDLTRLKGYSEEVGERLGQSIVDIPVTKIVVYGWYDNEMGGYAHMLADRTATVASMLD